TCATCGAGACGATCCGCAAGTCCCGCGCCAAGACGAAGGCCGAGATCAAAGCCGCGCAGGCGCGCGCCCGCCAGGCCGCAAAGGAGGAGGCGAAGAACGACCGCCGCACGGCCGAGCTGCTGGACAAGGCGGAAAAGCGCCTGCTGAAGGAGGAGAAGAAAGGCCTCAAGCGCAAGCGTAAGCACGAAAAGCAGCTTGCGGAGGCCCACCTGAAGCGCATTGAGCAGTCCGGCATCACCAAGAAGAAGGCCCAGAACTGGGTCGGCGCGGCGCGCGTGCTCATTCCGGTGCTTATCCCGCTGGCCTACCGCGCGATTACCGCGGCGCAGCAGCGGCGCATCCACAACCGCGCGAGCTCGCTGGGCCTGAGCACGCAGGACCTGGCCCGTTACTCGGGCCGCGGCGCGGAGCTGAAGGCGCGCGTGGAGGCGATCCGCGACGAGGCCTCCGCGAGCGACGAGCTGAGCTCCAGCTACC
This is a stretch of genomic DNA from Corynebacterium auris. It encodes these proteins:
- a CDS encoding DUF6474 family protein; this encodes MGVIETIRKSRAKTKAEIKAAQARARQAAKEEAKNDRRTAELLDKAEKRLLKEEKKGLKRKRKHEKQLAEAHLKRIEQSGITKKKAQNWVGAARVLIPVLIPLAYRAITAAQQRRIHNRASSLGLSTQDLARYSGRGAELKARVEAIRDEASASDELSSSYRKDLEVRLDELALAVRNAEHLNAEQQRLAHNSIGAEIDTVATEVQEKIRG